From Colias croceus chromosome 24, ilColCroc2.1, the proteins below share one genomic window:
- the LOC123702857 gene encoding peroxiredoxin-2-like codes for MSFFVKQCIRRVLTPAVSITKNSFSTTSAAFVPRVQKPAPDFAATAVVNGEFNQLKLADFSGKYVVLVFYPLDFTFVCPTELIAYSDRSKDFASIDCQVIGVSTDSEFSHLAWVNTPRKDGGLGKLDIPLLADYKKKISQDYDVLLEDGFALRGLFIIDRNGILRHMSVNDLPVGRSVEETLRLVKAFQFADKHGEVCPANWNPDSNADTIKPNPKESKEYFQKAN; via the exons atgtcCTTCTTTGTTAAGCAATGTATTCGACGA gTTCTCACACCGGCCGTATCCATaacaaaaaatagtttttccaCAA CTAGTGCAGCATTCGTCCCAAGGGTACAGAAGCCTGCACCTGATTTTGCCGCCACAGCTGTAGTAAATGGAGAATTCAATCAATTGAAACTAGCAGATTTCTCTGGAAAATATGTTGTACTCGTCTTCTACCCATTAGATTT CACCTTTGTCTGCCCTACAGAGCTTATTGCATACAGTGACAGATCAAAAGATTTTGCAAGCATTGACTGTCAAGTGATTGGTGTTTCAACAGACTCTGAATTCAGCCATCTTGCCTGGGTCAATACACCCAGGaaa GATGGAGGTCTTGGCAAATTGGATATTCCTCTACTGGCCGATTACAAGAAGAAAATCTCACAGGACTATGATGTTTTATTGGAAGATGGATTTGCATTAAGAG GCCTATTCATCATTGATAGGAATGGTATCTTGCGACACATGTCGGTCAATGACCTGCCAGTAGGACGTTCCGTTGAGGAAACATTGAGATTGGTGAAAGCTTTCCAGTTTGCTGATAAACATGGAGAAG TGTGCCCCGCTAACTGGAACCCAGATAGCAACGCGGATACAATCAAACCTAATCCTAAGGAGAGCAAGGAATACTTCCAGAAAGCGAACTAG